The following are encoded in a window of Solibacillus sp. FSL R7-0668 genomic DNA:
- a CDS encoding ABC transporter ATP-binding protein, with protein MEREKILSIENVVIKFKLRGQTLTAIRDISLDLYKGESLAIVGESGSGKSVLVKSIMGLLDKNGYIDSGKIVYDGHDLAQFKTEADWLKIRGKKIAMVTQDPMTSLNPLKTIGKQIEESVVLHQGLKGKDAYETTLQLLRDVGIHDVERRYKQYPHEFSGGMRQRIVIAIAVACNPQILICDEPTTALDVTIQAQILQLLTTLQEKYLLTTIYITHDLGVVAKVADRIAVMYAGDIIEVGQTNEVFFNAKHPYTWALISSLPQLGVKGEALYSIKGTPPNLFKEIKGDAFAPRNQYALKIDFVERPPFFQVTDTHFARTWLLDPKAPKVEPPEVLQAFFAEGRRYMHE; from the coding sequence ATGGAACGAGAAAAGATTTTATCCATTGAAAATGTCGTTATTAAATTTAAATTACGTGGCCAAACATTAACGGCCATTCGTGATATTTCACTTGATTTATATAAAGGGGAAAGTCTAGCGATTGTTGGGGAATCTGGTTCGGGCAAATCGGTATTGGTCAAATCCATTATGGGCTTATTAGACAAAAATGGCTATATCGATTCGGGCAAAATTGTCTATGATGGGCATGATTTAGCGCAGTTTAAAACAGAAGCGGATTGGTTAAAAATTCGTGGTAAAAAGATTGCGATGGTTACGCAAGATCCGATGACGTCGCTCAATCCGCTTAAAACGATTGGGAAACAAATTGAAGAAAGTGTCGTGCTGCATCAAGGGTTAAAAGGAAAGGATGCCTATGAAACAACATTACAGCTCTTGCGTGATGTGGGCATTCATGATGTAGAGCGCCGTTACAAGCAATATCCGCATGAATTTTCGGGTGGGATGCGTCAACGAATCGTCATTGCCATTGCGGTGGCATGTAATCCGCAAATTTTAATTTGTGATGAGCCAACAACTGCGCTTGACGTAACGATTCAAGCGCAAATTTTACAGCTGCTGACAACGCTACAAGAAAAATATTTATTAACGACAATCTACATTACACATGACCTTGGTGTTGTTGCAAAGGTGGCAGACCGAATTGCGGTAATGTATGCCGGGGATATTATTGAGGTGGGGCAGACGAATGAAGTGTTCTTTAATGCCAAGCACCCTTATACATGGGCGTTAATTTCCTCTTTACCGCAACTTGGTGTCAAGGGAGAGGCACTCTATTCCATTAAAGGAACACCGCCGAACCTATTTAAAGAAATTAAAGGGGATGCATTTGCCCCGCGCAATCAATATGCACTTAAAATTGATTTTGTGGAACGTCCACCATTTTTCCAAGTGACGGATACGCATTTTGCACGGACATGGCTACTTGACCCGAAAGCACCGAAAGTCGAGCCTCCAGAAGTGTTACAAGCATTTTTTGCGGAAGGGAGACGATATATGCATGAGTAA
- a CDS encoding ABC transporter permease — MGLFTKEIQNISDKSNEHLFEFAGVDDAKAEETAYSNYSYWRSTFRSFTKNKIAVFLLFFVVLLIAFTFIQPYLPDQKSPTQIYLNAETGMQDRNVAPNEEYIFGTNSIGQDLWSRIWQGTRTSLFIGFAVAIIEVIIGFTVGALWGYSRKLEMPITQLYNIVDNIPTTIVLILMAYILRPGISTIIIAMCITGWVEMARFLRNQIVILRDREYNLASKTLGTPGYKIILKNLLPYLISVIMLRMSLAVPAAIGAEVFLTYIGLGLPVSEPSLGNLINEGRVLMMSPDLRYQLIFPSIVLSVITIAFYIIGNAFADAADPKNHV, encoded by the coding sequence ATGGGCTTATTTACGAAAGAAATTCAAAATATTTCGGATAAATCGAACGAGCATTTATTTGAATTTGCCGGTGTTGATGATGCAAAAGCAGAAGAAACCGCTTATTCGAATTACTCGTATTGGCGTTCGACATTCCGTTCCTTTACAAAAAATAAAATTGCCGTATTTTTATTATTCTTTGTGGTGTTATTAATTGCGTTTACCTTTATACAACCCTATTTACCAGATCAAAAATCGCCTACCCAAATTTATCTTAATGCGGAGACGGGGATGCAGGATCGAAATGTTGCCCCGAATGAAGAATATATTTTCGGAACAAACTCGATTGGTCAGGATTTATGGTCGCGTATTTGGCAAGGTACACGGACATCCTTATTTATCGGCTTTGCTGTTGCCATTATTGAAGTGATTATTGGCTTTACGGTCGGTGCGTTGTGGGGCTATTCACGAAAATTAGAAATGCCGATTACGCAACTGTATAACATTGTAGATAATATTCCGACGACGATTGTCTTAATTTTAATGGCGTATATTTTACGTCCAGGCATTTCAACAATTATTATCGCTATGTGTATTACCGGCTGGGTGGAGATGGCGCGTTTCTTAAGGAATCAAATTGTTATTTTACGTGACCGTGAGTATAATTTAGCATCCAAAACATTAGGAACACCCGGCTATAAAATTATTTTGAAAAACTTATTGCCGTATTTAATTTCAGTCATTATGCTGCGTATGAGCTTGGCGGTTCCTGCTGCTATTGGTGCGGAAGTATTTTTAACGTATATTGGTTTAGGTTTACCAGTAAGTGAGCCATCTTTAGGAAACTTAATTAACGAAGGTCGCGTGCTGATGATGTCACCGGATTTACGTTATCAATTAATTTTCCCAAGTATTGTGCTAAGTGTCATTACGATTGCCTTTTATATTATCGGAAATGCGTTTGCAGATGCAGCGGATCCGAAAAACCATGTGTAG
- a CDS encoding oligopeptide/dipeptide ABC transporter ATP-binding protein, with protein MSNEREKLIEVKNIDIIFGSGKKEFKAVDDVSFDIYKGETFGLVGESGSGKTTIGRAIMRINPITNGEILFHGKKINGRISSAWDKEITQKIQMIFQDPGASLNERAKVDYIISEGLINNKKFSSEQERIEKVKKALLEVGLLPEFASRFPHEFSGGQRQRIGIARALVMEPEFVVADEPISALDVSIRAQVLNLLSSLQQERDLTYLFIAHDLSIVRFITDRTAVIYKGRIVELGETEKLFNNPLHPYTKALLAAVPEPNPIKERQKKLQVYDPTVHQYETDPPEFVEIEEGHFVLANQEEQAAYRAIIERQEANV; from the coding sequence ATGAGTAACGAACGTGAAAAGCTAATAGAAGTCAAAAATATCGATATCATTTTTGGCAGTGGTAAAAAGGAATTCAAAGCAGTCGATGATGTCAGCTTTGATATTTATAAAGGGGAAACATTTGGCTTAGTAGGCGAATCCGGTTCCGGTAAAACGACAATCGGCCGTGCCATTATGCGCATTAACCCCATCACAAACGGCGAAATCCTATTCCATGGTAAAAAAATTAACGGACGTATTTCGAGTGCATGGGATAAAGAAATTACGCAAAAAATTCAAATGATTTTCCAAGATCCAGGTGCGTCACTAAATGAACGTGCCAAGGTGGATTATATTATTTCAGAAGGTCTAATTAATAATAAGAAGTTTAGTAGTGAGCAAGAGCGCATTGAAAAGGTAAAGAAAGCATTACTAGAAGTAGGGCTGCTACCAGAATTTGCTTCCCGCTTCCCGCATGAATTCTCTGGGGGGCAGCGTCAACGAATTGGTATTGCACGTGCACTTGTGATGGAGCCAGAGTTTGTTGTAGCAGATGAGCCGATTTCAGCCCTAGATGTTTCGATTCGTGCGCAAGTGCTGAATTTGCTTTCTAGCTTACAGCAGGAACGTGACCTAACCTATTTATTCATCGCGCATGATTTATCGATTGTACGTTTTATTACCGATCGAACGGCGGTCATTTATAAAGGGCGAATTGTAGAGCTAGGCGAAACGGAAAAGCTGTTTAATAACCCATTGCACCCCTATACAAAGGCATTATTAGCGGCAGTTCCAGAGCCTAATCCAATTAAAGAGCGTCAAAAAAAATTACAAGTATATGATCCAACGGTCCACCAATATGAGACAGATCCGCCGGAGTTTGTTGAAATTGAGGAAGGCCATTTTGTATTAGCTAATCAAGAGGAACAAGCAGCGTATCGTGCGATTATTGAACGTCAGGAGGCAAATGTATGA